A genome region from Oryzias latipes chromosome 2, ASM223467v1 includes the following:
- the atp5f1b gene encoding ATP synthase subunit beta, mitochondrial translates to MLGAVGRCCTGALQALKPGVQPLKALTGSPAVLSRRDYVAPAAAAATANGRIVAVIGAVVDVQFDEGLPPILNALEVAGRESRLVLEVAQHLGESTVRTIAMDGTEGLVRGQKVLDTGAPIRIPVGPETLGRIMNVIGEPIDERGPITTKQTAPIHAEAPEFTDMSVEQEILVTGIKVVDLLAPYAKGGKIGLFGGAGVGKTVLIMELINNVAKAHGGYSVFAGVGERTREGNDLYHEMIESGVINLKDTTSKVALVYGQMNEPPGARARVALTGLTVAEYFRDQEGQDVLLFIDNIFRFTQAGSEVSALLGRIPSAVGYQPTLATDMGTMQERITTTKKGSITSVQAIYVPADDLTDPAPATTFAHLDATTVLSRAIAELGIYPAVDPLDSTSRIMDPNIVGAEHYDVARGVQKILQDYKSLQDIIAILGMDELSEEDKLTVARARKIQRFLSQPFQVAEVFTGHMGKLVPLKETIKGFKAILAGEYDPLPEQAFYMVGPIEEVVQKAEKLAEEHS, encoded by the exons ATGTTAGGAGCTGTGGGACGCTGCTGCACCGGGGCTCTGCAGGCTCTCAAGCCTGGGGTCCAGCCCCTGAAAGCCCTCACCGGCTCCCCCGCGGTTCTTTCAC GCAGGGACTATGttgctcctgctgcagctgctgccacCGCCAATGGGCGCATCGTGGCGGTCATCGGCGCCGTGGTGGATGTCCAGTTCGACGAAGGGCTCCCCCCAATCCTGAATGCTCTGGAGGTTGCAGGCCGCGAGTCCAGGCTCGTCCTGGAGGTGGCTCAGCATCTTG GCGAGAGCACGGTGCGCACCATTGCCATGGATGGTACTGAAGGTCTGGTCCGTGGGCAGAAAGTCCTGGATACCGGAGCCCCCATCAGAATCCCAGTGGGTCCGGAGACCCTGGGCAGGATCATGAATGTGATTGGCGAGCCCATCGATGAGAGGGGCCCCATCACCACCAAACA GACGGCACCCATCCACGCTGAGGCCCCCGAGTTCACAGACATGAGCGTGGAGCAGGAAATTCTGGTCACTGGCATCAAGGTGGTGGACCTGCTGGCCCCCTATGCCAAGGGAGGGAAGATTG GTCTCTTTGGTGGTGCCGGCGTGGGCAAGACTGTGCTGATCATGGAGCTGATCAACAACGTGGCCAAGGCTCATGGTGGTTACTCTGTGTTTGCCGGCGTGGGCGAGCGAACCCGCGAGGGAAACGACTTGTACCACGAGATGATCGAGTCTGGGGTCATCAACCTGAAGGACACCACTTCCAAG GTGGCGCTAGTGTACGGCCAGATGAACGAGCCCCCCGGCGCCCGTGCCAGAGTGGCTCTGACTGGACTCACCGTGGCCGAGTATTTCCGTGACCAGGAAGGTCAGGATGTGCTGCTCTTCATCGACAACATCTTCCGCTTCACTCAGGCCGGCTCAGAG GTGTCTGCTCTGCTGGGCCGTATCCCCTCCGCCGTGGGGTACCAGCCCACTCTGGCCACTGACATGGGTACCATGCAGGAGAGGATCACCACCACCAAGAAGGGTTCCATCACGTCTGTGCAG GCCATCTACGTGCCCGCTGATGACTTGACTGACCCCGCCCCGGCCACCACCTTCGCTCACTTGGACGCCACCACTGTATTGTCTCGTGCCATCGCCGAGCTGGGCATCTACCCCGCCGTCGACCCGCTGGACTCCACCTCCCGTATCATGGACCCCAACATCGTTGGTGCCGAGCACTACGATGTCGCCCGTGGCGTCCAGAAAATCCTCCAG GACTACAAGTCCCTTCAGGACATCATCGCCATCCTGGGAATGGACGAGTTGTCCGAGGAGGACAAGCTGACCGTGGCTCGCGCCCGAAAGATCCAGCGGTTCCTGTCTCAGCCCTTCCAGGTGGCTGAGGTCTTCACCGGTCACATGGGCAAGCTGGTGCCCCTCAAAGAAACCATCAAAGGCTTCAAAGCCATCCTAGCTG GAGAGTACGACCCCCTGCCCGAGCAGGCCTTCTACATGGTGGGGCCCATCGAGGAGGTGGTGCAGAAAGCAGAGAAGCTGGCCGAAGAGCATTCGTAA